CTGCTTCCTCGCAGCACCCAGACCCGAACCTCCCGTGAAACAAACGGCCTGAAAGGACGTACCCAGGAGATCCGTCGTTTGATCGGCCGGTCATTACGGATGGCCGTTGATCTGGATCTGATTGGCGAGCGCACCCTGCTGTTGGATTGCGACGTGCTCCAGGCCGATGGCGGCACACGGGTAGCCTCGATCACCGGAGGTTACCTCGCGCTGGCTTTAGGCCTCAGACCGCTGATCGCCTCCGGCGCCATCCCCGAAAACGCCCTGCGCCCGCCAATTGGTGCAGTCAGTGTGGGCATGGTGGAGGGCAATCCAGTGCTCGATCTCAACTATGCCGAGGATAGCCTGGCGGATGTGGACCTGAACGTAGTCATGGCACATGACGGCCGGTTCATTGAAGTGCAGGGCACAGCTGAAGGTGAGCCTTTTACCAAAGATGAATTGGAATCAATGCTCTCTCTCGCCCAAAAAGGCATCAAGGAAATCAACACCTTTCAACAAGAACTGCTAGATTCCCTCAGCTAATCGCCGTTTATTCATTTAAACATCAAA
This Chloroflexota bacterium DNA region includes the following protein-coding sequences:
- the rph gene encoding ribonuclease PH; protein product: MNNEFSRPDGRKFDELRSLAFTPNYVSVAEGSVLVTWGETRVLCNLTIQDGVKPWMAGKGTGWITAEYALLPRSTQTRTSRETNGLKGRTQEIRRLIGRSLRMAVDLDLIGERTLLLDCDVLQADGGTRVASITGGYLALALGLRPLIASGAIPENALRPPIGAVSVGMVEGNPVLDLNYAEDSLADVDLNVVMAHDGRFIEVQGTAEGEPFTKDELESMLSLAQKGIKEINTFQQELLDSLS